DNA sequence from the Chitinophaga flava genome:
TTTTGTGCGATAGCTTTATAGGTAAGGTCGCTGCAGGCCAGGCTGAGAAACTCCCTTTCCCTTTCGGTGATGGCCTCTGTTTGTTCTGCCTGCAGGATCAGCCGGCGATAGTTGACATTGGAGGCATCGTTGTGGTAGTAGCCGGAATCATGTATTTCACGGAGTGCTTTTTCCAGTTCCACCGGGTGGATATCTTTGAGCAGATAGGCGCAGCAGCCGGCTTTGAGCATAGTAATGATGGTGTTGTCATTTTCTTTCATGGACAAAGCGGCCAGGCGTATGCCGGGATATTCTTTCTGTAGCTGGGCGGTGGCTTTAGGGCCATCCATAACGGGCATGTTTACATCGAGCAGTACGATATCAGGGGGAGCAGACAATCTGGCGATTTTATCAATCAGCTCTTTTCCATTGACAGCTTCGGCCACAATACTAAAGCCTTGAAAGCCTGCTATCAGCAGGCTGAGTGATTTGAGGAATAACTGATGGTCGTCTGCGATAGCAATTTTGATGTTCATAACTAGTTTTGTTCAACGGGTAATTTTATCAGCACAGCGGTTCCTCCTGCATCCGTAACTTCCCAGTTGATAGTTCCTCCCAGTAGTTGGGTACGGTGTTGCATATTCCGGATGCCCATACCGGTGGCAGACATACCGGCTTTGTCGAAACCGGCGCCATCGTCGGCAATGATCAGTAGTAAAACCCTGTTGGCTATACGAATACTGATATCGATTACCTGTGGACGGGCATGTTTCATACAGTTTTGTATGGCCTCCTGTATAATGCGGAACAGGATGATCTGCGGTTCTGCCTGTAGCGGCAGTTCTGCCAGTTCGTGGGTAAGCTTCACCTCTATGGCGCGGCTCGCGTTGATACGGGCCACTTCGCCCTTCAGGTTGTCGATCAGGCTGAACTGGTCCAGCCACTGACGGCTAAACGATTTGGAAAGCGCGCGCAGGTGATGAATGGCAGTGCTGAGGGTCTCTTCCGCGATCTTCAATGTTTCCGGTGCTTCGGTTAGGTTACGCTGGGTAACATTAATCAGTAATTTGGTGCTGGTTAACAACTGGCCTATATCATCATGCAGCTCCTGTCCCAGATGAGCAAAGGTTTCTTCCTGCATTTCTATCTGGGACCACATCAATTGTTTATCATACTCTTCTTTCATTAATTTAAGCTGATGAAGGTAAGCCTGTTGTTTTTTCTTATAGTTGATGACTGCCGCAACCACTACCAGTCCCATAATGGTAAATAGTAAGGTAATGAGTACTACAGCTACGAAGAAATCCTGTTTGACCGGAAGCATATGATGCTTTTTATCAGCATAATATACAACAGGTAATTGGATAATGAATTTAAAATTGCAAAAAGCTGTTTTGCCGACCGCGCATCACTGGCCAATAAAAGATTATAAAAGCCATTAACACACATAGAACCGGCGAAATAAAAGAAAAAGGCCAGGGTAAGCCAGAAATCTGGGTGCCGGAATATAGATGCCTCACTGTTTGGGGTGATAGAAAAAAAGGACAAAAGGCACCAGCATATGACGAGGAAACTCTCAATGGTGATATTAATACCAGGGAAATAACGCCATCCGTTAAAACCAAAACTATATACAAGTGACACCGCTCCGAACACGAATATTGAAATCCACATCAGTAACCGCCATCGCTCGTCTTTGATCCCTGATCGCAAAATAATTGTTATGAGACTATATTCCAGCACCACAAAAAAGTGGTAGACAATAAAGAAACGGTCACTGCGCTTTCCGATCAGCTCTACCACTACTTCTGATAATATCGACACTGCCAGCAACACCGCCAGGGGCTTCACCTGCGCATATTGCAAGTGAAACAGGCTGATAGCAAAACAAAGCAGCAACATCACATAATATCCATAGATCCAGGCGTTCATCGGCGCAGCAAAATTTTTTAATTAGTTACTATAAATCTTCTGGTGTAGCGGCTCCAAACGGATGCCCGCTAGCTTTCAGGGCTGCAAACAAAGCTTCCAATGGCTGGTTGGTTTCACCACCATTACCTCTTTCTTCCGCTCCCGGATCTCCAGGACCATCCCAGAGTTTACCCGTCTGGGCTTTTTCCATCAACGCATCATAACCGATCGGTTTACGGTTGATGTCCAACCCATGCGCCAGCAGACTGATTTTTTCGTCTGCATCCGGAATAGCAAAGTTGAAGCGGACATACTCACAACCCTGCTGGCCGAGCAACCTGAAGAGAGAGGCCTTGCTGAATTCAATACCGTACACTCCCTGAAAAAAATCGTTTACCTCATCATTGTTCTTAAGGTAATTGAAAAAATGATATAACATTCCGTAAAAAGCACTCACAGTGACAGGCATTCCCGAAGTACTCGGATTACCGGTAAAGGGCATGTGGGAGTTGATAGGTATAGTAGTATCTTTCAGATACCCGTGGTTATCAGCGGTGTAACCGGTGACCATCATTTTGTCGCTCATGTTGTTGTATTTAGTTTAGGGCAAATATTCAACTTTTTTCTTATGCCTTATACCGGGGTTTTCCCCGGGGTCTTCACCGGGATAATTCCTACAGAAAGTTAAATTAAAACAGATAAAGATATAATATAATGTAAATATTTATTTTATGGGAGATGGGGATGTTGAAGACTTTATGTCGGGGTTGACCAATAATCAAATAGCGGCAGTGGTATCACAACAGGTGATACCACGTAAAAATATCCGGATGGCGCCTCTGCCACCACAGGCTACAGCTTCAGCAGCCCTGATCTGTACAGCGTATTCACTGGCTTATTATCCCAGAACAGTTCAAAATCCTCCAGGCCTGCCGCCTCATAACTATCCTTCACTTCCTGCAGCGTAAGGATTTTGGGATTGGACACCTTCGCCTCATCCAGCAGCTTAGCCAGCCATTCGCCCTGTGAAGGCTCCACACTGATGTTCATTTTTTCCTTCTTATTCTGGAAAGTAATAGAAGCCACTTCCCAGGTATTACCCTTTTTGGATTTGGTGATGGTTTCTACCACAGGCTGTTTACCAAGGTATACTATTCTCGAAGTAGGCTTCACCGTACCGATTTCTTCCTCCTGCAACGCCTTGCTGATAAAATCCGGTGCTACGGAGGTTTTGGGGACTTTAAACTCAAACCATTTGGATAGTGGATAGTCCAGGCAGGTGCCATGCATATAATTGAGCAGGGACTTTTTCAGTCCGTAGCTGAAACTCTCGTGATCGGCGCCGGTAGGATCGATATGCATGATATCATTGTTGGCAAAGGTGCCGGTTTCTTCTGTTTCCTTTTGCACCTTAAATTTAGCAGGGTCCTTCCCTACCGGGCTGTGTGCGGTCATTGTAAACTGATGCCAGAACGCGGATTGTAAGATCCCTGCTTCAAACATCTGCCGCACCATTTCCAGCGAATCGATCGTCTCTTGTGCAGTCTGTGTTGGGAAGCCGTACATCAGGTAAGCATGCACCATGATACCTGCTTCTGTAAAATGGCGGTTCACTCTGGCCACCTGGGCTACGGTGATACCTTTCTGAATCAGGCCCAGCAGGCGGTCAGACGCCACTTCCAGCCCACCGGACACGGCGATGCAGCCCGAAGCTTTGAGCAGCAGACAGAGATCGCGGGTAAAACTTTTTTCAAAACGGATATTGGTCCACCAGGTGACGGTGAGTTTGCGCCGGATGATTTCCAGTGCCAGCGCCCGCATCAGCGCCGGCGGCGCAGCCTCGTCCACAAAGTGAAAGCCGTTCTCTCCGGTTTGCGCTATGATGGTTTCCATGCGGTCGCACAACAGAGATGCGGCTATGGGCTCATACACGCGGATATAATCCAGTGAGATATCACAGAAAGTACATTTACCCCAATAGCAGCCATGCGCCATGGTGAGCTTGTTCCAGCGGCCATCGCTCCAGAGGCTGTGCATGGGGTTCACCACTTCTATAGCAGATACATAATGGTCCAGCAGCAGATCACTGTAATCGGGTGTGCCTACCTGGCTCTGCTTGTAATCATGGCAGGATGGATTATTGATATAGGTCACTTTCCCGTCCTGGAGCAGGAACGTGCGTTTCAGCTCTTCCACATTTTTCTCACCGTTGATGAATGCCACCAGGGTTTCTATGGGAGCTTCTCCATCATCGAGCGTGATAAAATCGATAAACTCAAACACATGGGGATCGCTGAGCGAACGCAGCTCGGTATTCGGGAAACCACCGCCCATGGCTATTTTCACCTGCGGATAATGTTGTTTGATCCATTGCCCGCAGCGGAAAGCGGCGTACAGATTGCCCGGGAATGGCACCGAAATAGCCACCATAGCAGGTTGTATGCTTTCCATCCTTTCAGCCAGCAATGCTGTCAGAATATGATCAATATAAGTATACCCCACATGCAGGGCATCATACAGTTCGTCAAAAGAGTTGGCTGAGCGGCTCAGGCGTTCTGCATAACGGCTGAAGCCAAAATGCGGGTCTACACATTCCATGATCAGGTCCGACAGGTCTTCCAGATACATCGTGGCCAGATGTTTGGCCCGGTCCTGCATGCCCATGGAGCCGAAGGCCCAGTGCAGATCATCCAGCTGCGCAAAGCGCGATGCTTCCGGCAAAAAATCCCGCTTGCTGATCTGATGCGCCAGCGTAGGGTTTTTCCCCTGTAAAAACAGAATCACCGCATCAATGGTATTCACATAATCCTCCTGCAGGGCAATGATCCTTGCCGCATTTTCAGACAAAGCCGTGGCCGGCGGTTCAGCCTCTATGCTGGCAAACAACTGCTGTAATCCCTGTTTGGAAAATAATGCCAGCGTCACTTCTATGCCCAGGTCTGCCTGAAAGGCTTTGATCCCCTTGGTATTCAGGAACCCTTTCAGGTAAGCAGTGGCCGGATAAGGCGTGTTCAGCTGTGTAAATGGCGGCGTTATTAAAAAAACAGAATTATTCAAGTCAGATTGTTTAAACCGCAAAAATAGGTCATATTAATGAAAGATAGCAGGATTGCGGTTGTAGGCATCAAAAGCAATTAGTCTACAAAAATTATAGACTTTTATTTGGAAATATAAAAAGCCGCTCCTATCTTTGCTTCACCACCAACAACAAAGCCACCAATCATTAGTTTATCCACCCACTATTTCAGGGAAGCCCATAAATTAATTAGCATGAAACCGCTTGTTTTATCCTTCCGATGTTGATGCACTCCTGATGATACAGGAACAGGACAAATGGCGTATAGCCGGTTCCGTAGCATCCTTTCTTTCCCTTTATTTTTTACAGGTATTTTTTGCCCTACGGGCGATGCCATCATGATGGACATCCCTTTGCTGCTGCGCGTCCTGGCGGACGCCTCTGCACATCTTTTTCTTCAACCAAAAAAATATAACACCATGAAAACACATAAGTCATTACTGATGACCGGTCTCCTCTCTGTATCTCTGTTGGGCAGCGCTGTTGCCGGCAACCCTGAAAAACCTTTTGTAAAAGAAGGTGTCTGGAGAGGCGTGTTTACCCTCAGCGAATCCAGCGTACCATTTAACTTCGAACTAAAAGGCAAAGACCCTGAACATGCCGTATTTACGCTAATTAACGGCACCCGCCGCGATGATTTTCATGTACAGCGCATTGGCCGTGATTCATTATTTATTAAAATGAATACCTACGATGCCGCGCTGGTGGCCCATATAGAAAGCGATGGAAAAATCACCGGTGAATACAGAAGTCTGGTGCCCAACTTCCGCGGTAATGCACTACCCTTCTACGCAGAATACGGGCGGGACTACCGTTTCGCCCCACCTGGTACGGAAGAAACACCCAAATACGATATCAGCGGTAAATGGGACCTCTCCATTTACAGCAAAGAACCCACGCCTAACCGTGTGGGACTACTCAAACAACAGGGCAACAAACTAACGGGTGTCATCCTCTCAGTAGTAGGCGACAGCCGTGAACTGGAAGGCACCGTCCATGGCGATGAATTTGAACTGTCCGGCTTCACAGGCCCCAGCCCCATCTACATCAAAGGAAAAATCAATGACGATAAATCACTTACCGGCGAACTGAGTCTGGGCATCTACAACAACATCAAATTCGATGGTAATAAAAATGCTGCCATAGAACTGCCCGACCCGTATAAACTGACTTATCTCAAAGAAGGATATAAAAAGCTGGACTTCACGCTGCCAGATCTCAACGGAAAAAATGTATCCCTCAGCGATGAGAAATACAAAGGCAAAGTGGTAATCGTGGAAATCATCGGCACCTGGTGTCCCAACTGTACCGATCAGACTTCCTTCCTCTCACCCTGGTTCAATAAAAACAAAGACAGAGGCGTAGAAGCGATCGCAATAGGATTTGAACAAAAAGACGACCTGGAATATGCCCGTTACACACTGGGTAAATTAAAAGACAAATACAACATTCAATATGATATTCTTTTTGGTGGCATTGCTGATAAGAAAGTGGCGTCAGAGAAACTTCCGGCGCTCAACCGCATGATGGCGTTTCCGACCACTATCATTATAGACCGTAAAGGAGAAGTAAGACAGATACATACCGGTTACACCGGAGAAATCACCGGCCAATACTATCAGGATTATGTGGCGCGGTGGAACAAGGATCTGGACGCACTCATCGCAGAAAAATAAAATTTAACAGTTTTTTTCCGCTTTGCGCAAACGCTTCTCCGTAAATCAAATTACTTTGCAGCAAAATTTTAAACACACACTCATATGCAACGATTAGTATCCTTGGTATTCATGGGAAGCGCCATCATACTGATGTCTTTAACCTCTCCTGCAACTGCTGGCAACAAAGAAAAAGCTGCCCGTGCTGTCACTACTAAAAAAGCTACTACCTTCCAGGTAGACAAAAACCAGAGCAAACTGAACTGGGTAGGCAAAAAATTAGCTGGTCAGCATAGCGGCACTATCAACGTAGCCGATGGTAAACTGGACGTTGAAAACAACGTACTGAAAGGCGGTAGCTTCAGCCTCGACACCCGCAGCATCGCTGTTACCGACATCAAAGATGCCGATGGTAACGCCAAACTGCTGGGTCACCTGAAAAGCGAAGACTTTTTTGGTGTAGAGAAATTCCCAACTGCCAGTTTTGTGATCACCAAAGTAACACCTAAAGGCGCTGGTAAATACGATATCACCGGCAACCTGACTATCAAAGGTATTACCAACCCGATCACTTTCCCGGCTACAGTAGCTGTTGCAGGTAACAAACTGACAGCCAAAGCGGATCTGAAGGTAGACCGTACCAAATACAACATCAAATACGGTTCTAAAAGCTTCTTTGAGGGTATTGGTGATAAAGCCATCTATGATGATTTCGATCTCACAGTGGAG
Encoded proteins:
- a CDS encoding peroxiredoxin family protein, whose product is MKTHKSLLMTGLLSVSLLGSAVAGNPEKPFVKEGVWRGVFTLSESSVPFNFELKGKDPEHAVFTLINGTRRDDFHVQRIGRDSLFIKMNTYDAALVAHIESDGKITGEYRSLVPNFRGNALPFYAEYGRDYRFAPPGTEETPKYDISGKWDLSIYSKEPTPNRVGLLKQQGNKLTGVILSVVGDSRELEGTVHGDEFELSGFTGPSPIYIKGKINDDKSLTGELSLGIYNNIKFDGNKNAAIELPDPYKLTYLKEGYKKLDFTLPDLNGKNVSLSDEKYKGKVVIVEIIGTWCPNCTDQTSFLSPWFNKNKDRGVEAIAIGFEQKDDLEYARYTLGKLKDKYNIQYDILFGGIADKKVASEKLPALNRMMAFPTTIIIDRKGEVRQIHTGYTGEITGQYYQDYVARWNKDLDALIAEK
- a CDS encoding response regulator transcription factor, which gives rise to MNIKIAIADDHQLFLKSLSLLIAGFQGFSIVAEAVNGKELIDKIARLSAPPDIVLLDVNMPVMDGPKATAQLQKEYPGIRLAALSMKENDNTIITMLKAGCCAYLLKDIHPVELEKALREIHDSGYYHNDASNVNYRRLILQAEQTEAITEREREFLSLACSDLTYKAIAQKMNVSERTVDGYREILFHKLNVQSRTGMVLEALRRQLVSL
- a CDS encoding sensor histidine kinase, producing MLPVKQDFFVAVVLITLLFTIMGLVVVAAVINYKKKQQAYLHQLKLMKEEYDKQLMWSQIEMQEETFAHLGQELHDDIGQLLTSTKLLINVTQRNLTEAPETLKIAEETLSTAIHHLRALSKSFSRQWLDQFSLIDNLKGEVARINASRAIEVKLTHELAELPLQAEPQIILFRIIQEAIQNCMKHARPQVIDISIRIANRVLLLIIADDGAGFDKAGMSATGMGIRNMQHRTQLLGGTINWEVTDAGGTAVLIKLPVEQN
- a CDS encoding YceI family protein; protein product: MQRLVSLVFMGSAIILMSLTSPATAGNKEKAARAVTTKKATTFQVDKNQSKLNWVGKKLAGQHSGTINVADGKLDVENNVLKGGSFSLDTRSIAVTDIKDADGNAKLLGHLKSEDFFGVEKFPTASFVITKVTPKGAGKYDITGNLTIKGITNPITFPATVAVAGNKLTAKADLKVDRTKYNIKYGSKSFFEGIGDKAIYDDFDLTVELVANAQ
- a CDS encoding B12-binding domain-containing radical SAM protein yields the protein MNNSVFLITPPFTQLNTPYPATAYLKGFLNTKGIKAFQADLGIEVTLALFSKQGLQQLFASIEAEPPATALSENAARIIALQEDYVNTIDAVILFLQGKNPTLAHQISKRDFLPEASRFAQLDDLHWAFGSMGMQDRAKHLATMYLEDLSDLIMECVDPHFGFSRYAERLSRSANSFDELYDALHVGYTYIDHILTALLAERMESIQPAMVAISVPFPGNLYAAFRCGQWIKQHYPQVKIAMGGGFPNTELRSLSDPHVFEFIDFITLDDGEAPIETLVAFINGEKNVEELKRTFLLQDGKVTYINNPSCHDYKQSQVGTPDYSDLLLDHYVSAIEVVNPMHSLWSDGRWNKLTMAHGCYWGKCTFCDISLDYIRVYEPIAASLLCDRMETIIAQTGENGFHFVDEAAPPALMRALALEIIRRKLTVTWWTNIRFEKSFTRDLCLLLKASGCIAVSGGLEVASDRLLGLIQKGITVAQVARVNRHFTEAGIMVHAYLMYGFPTQTAQETIDSLEMVRQMFEAGILQSAFWHQFTMTAHSPVGKDPAKFKVQKETEETGTFANNDIMHIDPTGADHESFSYGLKKSLLNYMHGTCLDYPLSKWFEFKVPKTSVAPDFISKALQEEEIGTVKPTSRIVYLGKQPVVETITKSKKGNTWEVASITFQNKKEKMNISVEPSQGEWLAKLLDEAKVSNPKILTLQEVKDSYEAAGLEDFELFWDNKPVNTLYRSGLLKL